GCGCGCGCGGCCTTCTTCTCGTCCCATCGATACTGCCATCCGATCGAACCGGTCTCTCCCCCATCTTCGTGAGTCCGCCGGACGCGATCCACGAGCGTCCGGTCCTCCGGCAGCGGAACATTCCCGGGCCGATCGAGAAAGAAGGTGTCCTGCATCTCCCGCGCCGGATGATCCTGCGGCTGGAAGAGGGCATCAAAGTTCCAGAACGAGGACTCCACGATCGGTGAGACGATCTCCTGGAATCCCATCTCGAGGAAGACTCGCCGCGTCTCGTCGAGTACGCGCTGCAGCGGATGCCGCTTCCCGGGGAAGACGGGTTCGGTCGGCAGGTTCACGTCATAGGGACGGATCGTCGCCTCCCGCCACCGGCCCGAGGCGATCAGCTCGGGCGTGAGCTGGTTCACCTCCGATGCTCTTTCGATGCCCGCGGAGAGCAGCTTCCTCCCCTCGGCGGTCAGGTGAAGGCGCCGATGGGCCTTCTCGCGCACCTCGCACCATTGCGGGCGCCCCTTGAGGAGTTCGAGCGCCCCCGCGAGATCGACTCCGGCGCGTTCCAGATCCTCCGCGGTCGCCTTCTCTCTGCGGAGCAACTCATCCAGCAGCCGCTCATCGGCCGTCGCGGCCGGGTCGCGCGCGAGGCTCTGGAGGATGGGGCCATCCTTCTTTCCCCATCCCCGCGACTGGAACCAGCGGAGACAACCTCCGATCTCCTTCGGCTCCATTCCGGTCCTGCCCGGGGCATCGGAGATCGCTAGGGTTCCGCCGGCCTCGACCACGGCGGCGAGGAGTCGGCGTTCCGGGATTCCTCCCTGAATCCAGCGCCGCCCTTCGGGGCGAATCACCAGCTCGCGATAGGCCTCCTCGGCAATTCTCAGGAGCCCGATCTCGGCAAGCTGCACGGCCGCGGCGGCCACGCGCGCTTGATCGAGAGCGAGATCCTCGCCCAGCTCCGCCACCCTCTTGCCGTCGCCAGCCTCCCCAAGGTGCGCGAGGAGCCGAATCTGATCGTCAGGCAGGCGCATTCCATCGTCCTCTCATCATGACGGCCTCGCCGTCGTTTCCCCTTCTCTCGCGGCCCGAGCGAGGCGGTGGCTGCCCACGATTGCCGCCGTCTCCGCCCGCAGTCGGGTCGGCCCGAGGGACCAGCGGATCGTACCGCAGGCTTCGAGCGCGCGCCTCTCGCCCTCGCTCAGCCCCCCTTCGGGCCCCACGAGCAACCGGACGCGCAACGCCCCGCGCAAGTCGGGCAGCGCCTCCGACCCGGCGGGATCGGCCAGCAGGGCCACGGTGCGCGCCCCGTCGGGCCGGGACGCTCCCTCACGCCGCGCCGGCGCTCCTCCGCGCTCCGGGGGACCGCTCGCGCCCGAGCCGGAGAGCGCGAAAGTGACAGGATCCTCGGGATGGACGATCTCGGGCAACCAGGATCGCTCCGACTGCTTCGCGGCCTCGCGCGCGATCCTCTCCCAGCGGGCGCGCGGAATCGCGGCCGACTCCTTCACGGCGCGCTCCCAGAGAAGAGGCGTGAGCGAATCGACGCCGACCTCGACCGCCTTCTCGAGAAGCCACTCGACGCGCGCCCGCTGCCGCAGCATCGGGAATCCGAGATCGAGTCGCGGCGCGGGGGGTTCGTCCCGCATCCTCTCGATCACGGTTCCCACCAGGCGCCCCTGCTCCTTCCCCAGAACCACCCGGTATCGTCCCCCTCGCCCGTCCACCACCCTGCACGCATCGCCCGGCTTCAACCGGATCACCCTGAGGATGTGGCGGCTCTCCTCCTCGGGAAAGAGGACGCGGCCATCGACGTCAATGCACTCGGCCGGCACAAGGAAGGGATGGGGATCGCGGCCCATGCTCAGCCTGCGAAGGCATCCCGGATTCGATCGAAGAACCCTTTCTCGGCCTTCGCCGGACGGTTCCCCTCCAGGCGGCGGAGCTCCTCATATAGTTCCCGCTCGCGCGCTCCGAGCTTCTCGGGAACGCGGATCTCGACGCGGATCAGCTGGTCGCCGTGCTCCCGCGACCGCACGGAGCGGATCCCCTTGCCCCGCAGCCGCAGAACCTTCCCCGCCTGGAGTCCGGGCGGGATCTCGACCATCGCCCTTCCCCCCAGCGTCGGGACCTCGATCCGCGCGCCGAGGGCCGCCATCGCCGGCGTGATCGTGATCCGAGTCAGAACGTCGTCGCCATGACGCTCGAAGATCTCGTGGGGCTTCTCCTCGAAGATCACGATGATGTCGCCAGGAGGGGAGCCCCGGAAACCGGCGTGGCCCCGTCCCCTGAGGCTCATGTAGTTCCCCTCCATCACCCCGGGAGGGATCTTGACGATCACCGTCTCCTGGCCCGCGCCGACTCCGTCTCCCCGGCACTCACGGCAGGGGTTCTCGATGATCCTCCCTTCCCCGCGGCATCTCGGACAGGCAGTGACATTCACGATCTGCCCGAAGAAGGACCTCTGGACCTGCCGCACCTGTCCCTGCCCCGCGCATTGCACGCAGGTCGTGACGCCGCTGCCGGGCTCGCCACCCGTCCCCTTGCAGTGCGGGCAGGGCACACCCTTCTTGACCCGCACCTTCTTCTCCGTCCCTTCGGCGATCTCTTCCAGACCGAGCTTCAGTCTGATCTGGATGTCTCCCCCCCGCGTCTCCCGCGCCCTCCCGCCCATCTCCTCGTCGCCGAAGAAGGAGCCGAGGCCTCCGAACTCCCGCATGAAGGCGCGAAGAGCGTCCGAGAGATCGAAACCGAAGCCTCCCCCAGCTCCGGCGCCGCCGGCCCCGTAGGAGGGATCGACGCCGGCGTGACCGAAGCGGTCGTACTGCGCCCGCTTCGTCTCGTCCGAAAGGACCTCGTAGGCCTCCGTCACTTCCTTGAAGGACTCTTCCGCCTCCTTGCTGCCGGGATTGCGGTCGGGATGGTGCTTGAGGGCGAGCTTGCGATAGGCCTTCTTGATCTCATCCGGGCCGGCGCTCTTCTCGACGCCCAAGACCTCGTAGAAATCTCGCTTCGCCAACTCGACAACCCCTCCACGCGCCTTCCCGCCGCGGATCGAGCCGGGACTTGACGCTGATTCCCAACCGTAGGACCCGCATCACCGGGGGTCAAGTCGCGTGCCACAGGCCTGATGGACGCCCGCTCTCCGGCTCGCAACTCGGGGGAGAGTCTACGCGTCGGCCGCCTGTCATTGGAAGCCGTGCCGAGCCCGCGCCGGGATCCGGATTGACCTTCCGCGAAGCGATGGGCTAGCGTGAGGCCTCCCGGCACGAGCGGGTCAGGTCAGCGGATATTCGCGGTCAGGTCGTCCAAGGAGGGCCAGATGATCGAGCGACTCGGGCGCGAGCCGAGGCTGTCGGGCCGACGCAGGAGAGGCATCGTCTGGACGGGGCTCATCGGCAGCCTGTCGCTCCTCGTTCTGCTCGGCGCCCTCGGCATCGCCGGCTGCGGAGATGACAAGAGCGGCAAACCGGACGATCAGCCGACTGGACCACGGCATCCGCAGGACCTGTTGCCGCCGACCGGAGGCAGCATCACGCGCACCGGCGATCTCCTTCTCGCCGACACCGCCCAGGAGCTTCAGGCCGCGATCAACGGCGGCTACACCCTGTACGTGAGCTACTCCTTCCAGGAGTTCGCCGGCCAGGAGTACACGGCCCAGGTCGGGGCGGAGCAACGCGTCAGGATCTGGATCTTCCGGATGGACACGACGGGGAACGCGCAGGGGCTGCACAACGACGAGAACAACCAGATGGGAACGCCAACCGACGAGTACGGCGAGGAGGCGCGGATCGACGTCAGCACCGCGACCACCATCCGCTTCTGGCGCGGCGTCTACTGGGTGTTTCTCACGATCGACAGCGCCAACGCCGACGCGCAGACCTTCCTCGGCCTGCTCGCGACCGACATCGACACCGAGATCCAATCCGGAAAGTAGAGAGCAGGGCTGCGCCTCCCGGAGACGAGCGGATGAGAGCCCCACGGGCAGTACCTTTCCCGCTCGCCCGGCCGCGGCCGCTTTCTTCCCTGCGCCGGTCCGCATCGAGGTCGACCTCCTGGGCGCGGGCGCGCATCCCCACCGTCCTCCTTCCCCTGCTCCTCCTTGGTCGCCTCGATTCGGCCGAGGGTGAGCCCTTCTCGGCGACCGAGGCGGGCGACCTGAACGAGCGCGTCATCTGGACGAACGACCGGCTCACGATCCTCACCCCTGCCGCGCTCGTCCGCTTCGAGCCTGTCTCCGAGGCCTGGACGCTCATCGAACCCTCCGATGGCCTTCCCGACCCGCCGTTGCGCGGCTTCAGCCAGTTCGAGGATCAGTTCTGGATCGCCGGCGAGGGCGCCGCCCTCACGAGTCCTCGCTTTGACGCCTGGCAGACCTTCAAGAGGGGCGACAGCCCGCCGTGTGCGGGCCTCATCGACATCGAGGCCGACGACGAGTACGCCTTCGCGGGAGGCGAACTCGGCGCAGCCCGCTTCGATCAGTACATCCGCGAGTGGGAAGTGCTGGCCGGCCCGGACGGGCGGCCCCTCGGTCCCGTGCGGGACCTCGTCGCGGATGACGAGCGGGTCTGGTTCGCGCTCGAAGGCGGCGTCGCCGAGTATCGCAAGGACACGCAGAGCGTCCGCGTCGACTCGATCCTGGGAGAGTTCCGCTCTCCCGCGGTCCTCGCCATGCGACAGACCACCCGTCATCTCTGGGCCCTGACGCGCGCGGGCCTCGCGCGCTACGACAAGGAGTTGAGGAGCTGGAGCAGCTACGCCGCCGGGCGCGATCTTCCTGACGCCCGAGTCCACGAGTGGATTCTCCAAGGCGATGACGTCTGGCTCGGGACCGACGAGGGGCTCTGGCAGTTCCAGAACGCCACCGGCATATGGCGCCGCCATCCGGCAATGGAAGGGATGCCCGGAGAGAAGGTCGTCGCCTTCGCCCTCGAGCCGGATCGGATCTGGACGGTGACGGATGAGGCCATCGCCCTCTATGAGAACGCGGCGGCGCGATGGATCGACTTCACCCCCGTCGTCCCGCTCCCGCGTGAGGAGATCGCCGACATCGCCTTCAGCGGGGGAACCCTCGTTCTGGCGGGACGCCGGGCGGTCGCTTGCGGCCTCCCGCGCGGGCAGACCAATCCCAGCCTCTATCTCTACGCCGTCCGATCTCTCCCCGAAGGCGACGCGACCCCACCAACGCCAGAGAGGAGATGGGGCCTGGGTCTCGATGAGCGCGGCGCGACCCTCGAGATGCCAGGGGCGGCGTCCATGCAGCTCGGCGGAGGCGCGACGATCTTCATCGAGGATGACGACTACGCTCCCGCGGGCGCGAAGGGGATCGAGAGGCTGACCACAGAGGAACGCCTGGACCTCTCCCTGAGCGGACGCTTCGGGCGGGAGCGGACGCTCACCGGCCGCTATGACACGACCGATCCCGAGAATCCCGCCTATCAGCTCACCTACAGAGGCTCGCGCGACGACAACCTCCGAACCGCGAGCGTCGGCGAGATCGAGCAGGAGATTTACAACTCGCGCTTGACGCCCGGCACGGGTCTGCGGGGCGGATCTCTGAGGCTCGAGGCGGGACCCCGCTCGACCGAGAGGAAGCGCCGCTTGGTGACCGCCGACGCCTGGGCCGGCGAGCGAAGAACCCGGCCGGGACGCGATGTCTTCTACGGAGGCAACCGCTCCGTGACCTCCCGATTGCGGGATGTCGACTACCTGCGCCGGCGGGTCTATGCCCTGCCCGACTTGTGGACGGATCGCGATCTTGCAGGCGCTCGGCTCTACAAGGACGACAACGATCCAGAGACCGATGGGGTCAACACGGAGGTTCGGGAGCTTGCCGGGATCCCCGGGGCCTGGGATCTCATGGAGCCGATCCGGGACTACTCCTACGAGAGCGACCATCGGAGGCTTCTGCTGGCCGTCTCCCTTGGAGACGACGACCGGCTGGTCCTGGTCCGGACAGCGCCGGATCCCCCCACGCCGGCCGATCGACTCGAGTCCACGGTCGCCTTCGAGCCCCGCGTCTCGGAGATGGACCTGACCGGCCGTTCGCTGAGGAATGTCTACTCGATCGGGGTGGAGATCATCCCGGGATCTCTCTCCGCCGCCATCCTCGACTCGACAGGCTCCGATACCGACTCCGAGGGAACTCCCCATCTTCGGCTCTTCGGGCTGGACAGCGAAGGCGACGGCGAGGTCGACCGCGACCGGCTGAGCCTTCTCTCCGGCCTCCTCGCCTTTCCGGACTCGCTCCCCTTCCCCGCGGAGGTCTATGCAGACCCCCCGCGGTCGGCCTACACCCTGAGCCTCGCGTACGAGACGCGCCTAAGCGCGTTCCGGCTGACTCACTCCAACGTGGTCCCTGGCTCGGAGCGGATCACCCTCGATCGAGAGCCTCTGAGGGCTGATGTCGACTACAGCATCATCCCCTCCTCCGGCCTCTTCGTCTTCTTCGAAGGGATCGTCCTCGAGGACGATTCCGTGATCGAGGTCGAGTACGACTACGAGGTCGCGGAGGAGTCGGCCGATCTCGAAACCGAGACTGTCGTGTCCGGGCAGGTCGGCCTCGCCCCCGGGGATCTCGCCTTCGCGGGGCTGAGCGCGACGCGCTGGACCGACGAGAAAGGCGCCGTGACCGCGATCACGGGGATCAACAGCCGCATCGAAACGAAGGGGGACGACTCCTTCCTGCGGCTCTCTCCGGAAGCGGCCTGGTCGCGGGCGATCGCGCGGGCGGATGATGGGACCGGCGCCGGCGGGTCGCCGGCCGGGCGCGATGGATGGGCGGCCGGCGCGAGCCTCCAAGCCAGGCGCGGTTCGATCGAGATCACGGGGAGTCACCGGCGTCTTGGAGAGCGATTCACATCGTTCGAGGACCGCCGCACACTCCTCGGCAGGCTTCGGGACGAGTCGGAGGCGGCTGCCCGATGGAGCCCGAGCGCCCGCCTGCAGACCGAGGTCAACTGGGCGCGCGCGCGCTCGGATTCCGCCGAGGGGGCGGGACTCGAGTTGGGGGGTCGCGAGTCCTCTTTCACCGGCAAGGTCAGACTCCTCCGAAGCGGCCTGCCCAACCTGGAGATCCGGCGCGGCCGCGTCAGGCTGGACACGCCCCGCGGCGAGCAAGAGAAGTGGATCACGCGCGCGGAGGTGGAGATCAGCCCGGAGCAGGCGGGCGTCCGTCCCCGCTTCCTCCGCCGTGTCTGGCTCCGGTCCTTCTTCCAGCGCAGCGAACGACGAGGCGAGATCCTGAGTCCCGGGAGCCAGGCCGCTTCCCGCGACTCCCTGCCGAGGGATGAGATCGCCGACACGTTCTTCGCGCGCCTCAACGGATCGACCGGGAATCCCGTCTCGTGGAACGTCGCCTTCGAAGCGCGGCGATCCTCCCTTCCCCGGCCAGGAATGGACACGACGCAGGACCAGCGCCAGAGCCTCGACGCCACCCTACAGTCGCAGGCGCACCCGAGCCTGGATCTCCTCCTTCGGATGGAGTCCGAGCGGGAGTTGTTCGCCGACAGCGGCGGCGAGGATCTCGGCCACCAGACCCGCAGGACGTTCTCCGGAAGCGGGCTGATCTACCCCGGAAGGATCAGCCGGCGCCTCACCCCCCTCTCCTTCCGAGTGGAGGTGGGAGGAGATGAGACAGGCCGAGGGGAGGCCGGCGATCGACGACCCGGCGCCGAGTTCCTCTGGGGCGCCTCATGGAAGCCCCGGCGTCTCCTTGTGGAGCGCCGAGCGACGATGGAGAGTCGACTGCAGGTCTTCTCCTGGTTGCGCTGGATCGAGCGCCTGGAACACCGTTCGGAGTCGGAGGAGCGCGAACCCCTCAGATCCGCCGGCGTCACCCGTTTGATCGAGACGAGGATGGAAGCGAAGCCCAGCGCCGGTCTTCTCACCCTCCGGGCGATCCTCGAGCGGAGCGAGCGCGGCGAGCAGGAGGAGAGCCGCCGCTTCGTCGGCCAATGGGACCAAGGGTGGGGCCGCGGGTTTCTCACCTATCTCGCGCTCGAAGGCCGGCATGAGAAGATGAACGAGAGAAACCTGCGCGCGCAGATCCGCGACTGGACGCCGGAAGCCCGCCTCTCCTGGCGGCGTTCGCGGTGGCAGACCGACGCCTCGATCGGGGTCTCCCTCAACTGGAACAGATCCGAGGATGCCTCCCTTGGGGCGGCCTCAAAGGCTGAGACGAAGAGGCGGGCCGGCCTCACGACATCGCTGAGCGTGCAACCGGTCAAGATCCTCACGCTGAAGCTGAGGCACCTCTATTCGTTCACCAAGATGCCCGCAGCCGAAGCGGGGAGCTTCGCCCGCGATGAGGATCATGACTTCCGAGTCACGGTTCTCCTGCGCTCCTAGGGCGGCATGACCGCATCCGGGAGGCCTAGTTCGTCATCGCCTCAAGGTAGTCGACGAGAGTGCGCGCGCGGGCAGACTCCAGCTGCGCGGGGCTGATCGTCCCGGTCTCGAGAAACCGGGTCCACGCGATCGATGTGGCCCGCACAGCCTCCCCCGCCGCCTCGAAGCCGGCCAACGGCGCGGCGACAGTCCAGAAGAAGTCGGTCCCCCAGAAACAGAGCCCCGGCCGGGAGATCTCGGCCTCCTGCCCGAAGGGGCACCCCGCGGGCGCCGCCACGCGGGCCACGCCGCCCATCTCCTCGTCGGCGAGGGTCGTCTTGGCCATGATGACGCACCGCCACGGCTTCAGAGGGATCTCGTCGTGGAGAAGAGAGGGGTCGAAGGGGATCCATGATCCGTCTTCGAAGTATTCCACCACGCGGTGCATCTCCAGGCGCTGCGAGTTGATCGGCACCACGGCCAGGGATCGACAGGGCGCGCCCCTCTCTCGCATGAGGGCGCAGGCCAGGTTCGCGTTCGCCGTGCATATCGTCTTCTCCCCGCTCCTCAGGACGGCGAGCGCATCCAGGGTTCGCGGCGCCTCCCTCCGCGCCATCCCCTGGATGAAGCGCTGGATGCTCGCGGCATAGTCCCGCAACGCTCCGTCGCGCGGGTAGAGGCGCTCCGCCAGCTCCTCGACCTCTCCTGCGTCGGACTGCGCGCACGCCGTCGAGGCGAGATACTCCTCCGGCCGCGTTCCGTTCTCGCTCGGCTCGCGATCGACGATCAGGATGACGCCCGACCAGTCGATCGCGATCTCGCGCTCCCGAACGCCGTTCAACCCGACGTTCACGAAGACGTTGCCGTCGCTCCGCTGCTGGAGGAGGGAGGCGACCAGCGCCTCCGGGGGCGTGACCGACAGGGAATAGCAGACAGGGATCTGGCGGCCGGTCATCTGCGGAACGGGAATCAAGACATCGTAGCGACCCGAGGCGTGGGCCTTCAGGCGGACACCGCCCAGGACCCCCGCGAGGCCGGGCCCCTGCTGGGCCCTTGGGGGGATCGCGGAGGCGGCTGCCTCGATCGACGCGCGTATCGCCGAGGCCTCCGCCGTCTCCACCGTAGCCAGGGCCACGCCGGACGAGACATCCCACGCCGGCTTCCCACGACCGCAACCCGCCAGCAGGATGAACAGCCCTGCCGCGCATGCGGGCAGGGCGCCCGCCCGGAACAGAGGAGATCGCCCGCGCCGTCTTGCCGGTCCCCCGGCGATCGATCTCATCGGGGAGCGACCTCGCGACCCGTCTCGCGAGCTGCCGCCGGCCCCTGTCACCATCGCCTCACTCGTTCGCGCCTTCCCCCGCTATGCGGGACCAGCGTGGCCGCCTGCGCTCCAGGAAGGCGTTCACTCCTTCCCGCGCCTCGTCGCTCTCGCGCATCCGGGCGATCCAGTCGGCCGTCCTCTCGTGGATGTCCGGAGGAAACGGGTGCAGAGCCTGAAGGAGCTGCTTGGCCTCTCTCTGGGCCGTCGGCGCACCGGAGAGCAACTCGGAGATCAGCCGCTCCGCCATCGCGTCCAGTCCCTCCGGATCAGCGACCGAGGCGATCAATCCAACCCGCAGGGCCTCCTCCGCCGTGAAGCGTTCGCCCGTCAGAAAGTAGCGCTGCGCGTCCGCCGGCCTCAGCTTCTTCAGAACGAAGGGAGAGATCACTACAGGGATGATCCCCAGCCGCACCTCGGTGAACCCGAAGAAGGCGTCGCGCGCCGCGACCGCGATATCCGCGACCGCGACCAGCCCCATACCCCCGCCCAGGGCCCCTCCGCGGATTCGGGCGACGATCGGGGCGGGACAACTCGCGACCGACACAAACATCGCGGCGAGCCTGCGCGCATCGTCCAGGTTCTCTCTTCGCGTGAACTGCGCCGCCCTGCGCATCCACTCGAGGTCGGCGCCCGCGCAGAAGAACTCCCCTTCCCCCTCGAGACTCACGACGCGTGTCCGAGGTGCGGCTGCGACGGAAACGAAGGCCTCCGTCAGCTCGGCGATCATCCGCTCGTCGAAGGCGTTCCTGCGCTCCGGCCGGTTGAGCCTGATGCGCAGGATCGGAGGCTCCTCGCGAATCTCGATCGTCGCCGCCATAGTCCCCTCCTCGAGCGAACTCGCCCAATCCTATGCATGCCTGCGGCGCAGCCGCGAGGTCTCACTGCCGGAATCGACTCAGCTCCCGCGCTGCGTGAAGACCGCGCGGACCGTCATGAGGAGAATCCTCAGATCGAGCCAGAGCGACCAGTTCTCCATGTAGTAGAGATCGTAGCGGGTCCGCTCCTCGATCGGGACGTTGCCCCTCAGGCCGTTCACCTGCGCCCAGCCCGTCAGCCCCGACTTCACCCTGTGGCGGCCGTAGTAGTCGGGCACCTCCGCCTGAAAGCGCGAGACGAAGTGCGGACGCTCAGGGCGAGGCCCGACGAGGCTCATGTCCCCGCGGAAGACGTTCCAGAGCTGTGGCAGCTCATCGAGGCTCCAGGTCCGAATGAACCTGCCCACGCGCGTCCGCCGCGGATCCTCGTCCTCGGCCCAGACCGGCCCGCTCTCGGTCTCGGCCCCCATCCTCATCGAACGGAACTTGAGGATGTGAAAGACACGCCGATCCCTCCCCATCCGCTCCTGCCGGTAGAGGACGGGACCCGGAGAATCGATCCGGATGGCGAGCGAGCATGCGAGGAGCAAGGGCCAGAGCAACAGCAGGAGCGTCCCGGAGAGAGCGATGTCCATCGTCCTCTTGAGCACTCCCCCCCATCCGGCCAAGGGGATCTTCCTGCCTCGCACGACGGGGAGTCCCGCGATCTCCTCGACCTGGATCCCGCCCCTGAACGGAAAGCCGATGGAGGGAACGATGTCGAAGTCGAGATCCTCCTCCCGGCATAGCCCCGCGATGCGCTCGAGAAGCTCCTCGCGGGATGGAGGCAGCGCGATCAGGATCCGATCGAGTCGGGCTCTTCGCGCAACCTCTCCCACCTGGCCGCAGGGGCCTAGATCGGCAACCCCTTCCGGCGCAGCAGGATCGGACGATTCCCTGAAGATTCCGATGAACTCGTGCGGGATCACGCCGGCGCGGGGCAGCGCGCGAGCGAGCGCGAGCCCCTCCGCCGAGGAACCCACGAGGGCGAATCGGATCGGCGGGACGGCGCCGGCTCCGACGAGCGCCCGAAGGAAAAGCCTCCGCAGTCCCCGCAGCAGGAAGAGGGTGATGAGCCAG
The sequence above is a segment of the Candidatus Eisenbacteria bacterium genome. Coding sequences within it:
- the dnaJ gene encoding molecular chaperone DnaJ, with product MAKRDFYEVLGVEKSAGPDEIKKAYRKLALKHHPDRNPGSKEAEESFKEVTEAYEVLSDETKRAQYDRFGHAGVDPSYGAGGAGAGGGFGFDLSDALRAFMREFGGLGSFFGDEEMGGRARETRGGDIQIRLKLGLEEIAEGTEKKVRVKKGVPCPHCKGTGGEPGSGVTTCVQCAGQGQVRQVQRSFFGQIVNVTACPRCRGEGRIIENPCRECRGDGVGAGQETVIVKIPPGVMEGNYMSLRGRGHAGFRGSPPGDIIVIFEEKPHEIFERHGDDVLTRITITPAMAALGARIEVPTLGGRAMVEIPPGLQAGKVLRLRGKGIRSVRSREHGDQLIRVEIRVPEKLGARERELYEELRRLEGNRPAKAEKGFFDRIRDAFAG
- a CDS encoding sugar transferase: MERRGDPDSRAPVRSREVRGGSRRLAGGRGRRRGRTVLRAMGQVDRRKRVVRIQAIWHVADFLSVVGGFVLGHTIRFSGPVTQILPPKPDIPPLRLYLIAGLAAAVLWIVLFHALGLYRAEGTRRGLRTPVLARASGLGMLMSAAVAFFYREASFSRIAAPLIWLITLFLLRGLRRLFLRALVGAGAVPPIRFALVGSSAEGLALARALPRAGVIPHEFIGIFRESSDPAAPEGVADLGPCGQVGEVARRARLDRILIALPPSREELLERIAGLCREEDLDFDIVPSIGFPFRGGIQVEEIAGLPVVRGRKIPLAGWGGVLKRTMDIALSGTLLLLLWPLLLACSLAIRIDSPGPVLYRQERMGRDRRVFHILKFRSMRMGAETESGPVWAEDEDPRRTRVGRFIRTWSLDELPQLWNVFRGDMSLVGPRPERPHFVSRFQAEVPDYYGRHRVKSGLTGWAQVNGLRGNVPIEERTRYDLYYMENWSLWLDLRILLMTVRAVFTQRGS
- a CDS encoding transglutaminase domain-containing protein, which codes for MVTGAGGSSRDGSRGRSPMRSIAGGPARRRGRSPLFRAGALPACAAGLFILLAGCGRGKPAWDVSSGVALATVETAEASAIRASIEAAASAIPPRAQQGPGLAGVLGGVRLKAHASGRYDVLIPVPQMTGRQIPVCYSLSVTPPEALVASLLQQRSDGNVFVNVGLNGVREREIAIDWSGVILIVDREPSENGTRPEEYLASTACAQSDAGEVEELAERLYPRDGALRDYAASIQRFIQGMARREAPRTLDALAVLRSGEKTICTANANLACALMRERGAPCRSLAVVPINSQRLEMHRVVEYFEDGSWIPFDPSLLHDEIPLKPWRCVIMAKTTLADEEMGGVARVAAPAGCPFGQEAEISRPGLCFWGTDFFWTVAAPLAGFEAAGEAVRATSIAWTRFLETGTISPAQLESARARTLVDYLEAMTN
- a CDS encoding phenylalanine--tRNA ligase subunit alpha, whose product is MRLPDDQIRLLAHLGEAGDGKRVAELGEDLALDQARVAAAAVQLAEIGLLRIAEEAYRELVIRPEGRRWIQGGIPERRLLAAVVEAGGTLAISDAPGRTGMEPKEIGGCLRWFQSRGWGKKDGPILQSLARDPAATADERLLDELLRREKATAEDLERAGVDLAGALELLKGRPQWCEVREKAHRRLHLTAEGRKLLSAGIERASEVNQLTPELIASGRWREATIRPYDVNLPTEPVFPGKRHPLQRVLDETRRVFLEMGFQEIVSPIVESSFWNFDALFQPQDHPAREMQDTFFLDRPGNVPLPEDRTLVDRVRRTHEDGGETGSIGWQYRWDEKKAARAVLRTHTTATTARALAADPIGPRRVFCVGRVFRRETIDYKHLPVFYQVDGIVVDREASFATLLGTLSAFYRKMGFGQFQFRPAFFPYTEPSVEVYIWFEKRKDWVEMGGAGIFRPEVTEPLGCKSPVLAWGLGLERIAMMRYDLSDMRDLYLPDTEWLKGVPLCL
- a CDS encoding 16S rRNA (uracil(1498)-N(3))-methyltransferase, which gives rise to MGRDPHPFLVPAECIDVDGRVLFPEEESRHILRVIRLKPGDACRVVDGRGGRYRVVLGKEQGRLVGTVIERMRDEPPAPRLDLGFPMLRQRARVEWLLEKAVEVGVDSLTPLLWERAVKESAAIPRARWERIAREAAKQSERSWLPEIVHPEDPVTFALSGSGASGPPERGGAPARREGASRPDGARTVALLADPAGSEALPDLRGALRVRLLVGPEGGLSEGERRALEACGTIRWSLGPTRLRAETAAIVGSHRLARAAREGETTARPS